A region of the Legionella sp. PATHC035 genome:
CATAGTCTTCGGCGTGGGTCCCATTAGGTGAATACTTAGTCGAACGGACAAGTTCACCAGAAGTCTTGATCACATCGCAAGCAACGGGTTTGCGCTCGTCTTCATAACTGAGTAACAATTCTTTGGGGGCACCGAAACGCATGACCATGTTCAACTTCCACATGAGATTAAAGGCATCTGCAAGACCGGTATTAAGCCCTTGCCCGCCGTTTACTGAATGAATATGACATGCATCACCGGCAAGAAAAATACGATCCTGCACGAAGAAGTTTTCAGCGACAGACTCTTTAACCGAAAATTGTGAAAACCAAACGATCTCCTTAAAATATAAGGTATGAGGCTGCATTGCTTGATTAATTTTGTCGATGGCTTCATTCAAGGTAAAGTCTTTCACATCCATTCTGACGTAAAACCTGTCGATTTGTCCCTCTCTTGGTATCCATGCCACATCGGAGGTCTCGGCTTGAAATACGATGATTTCAGGAACTTTTGGAAAATCTGTGGCGATAATGCCATCAATTACGGCCCATACCATTTGTGGGCGGATGATCTCAAAAGGTATTGCAAAGTGATTGCGGACAAACGAATGCGCGCCATCTGCACCAATGACATAGCGTGACTGAATACGCGCTCCATCAGCAAGGGTGGTGAGACATCCCGCCTGATTAAGCTCAATATTGACGAGGGTTGTTGCGCGTTTTACTGCGGCAGCAATCTCTTGAAGTTTCTTATCTAACAGTTGTTCTACATAAGACTGCCCCAGCATCAAGAAATGTTGATGCAGACACCCTTCCAGTTCCTCCCACCATGACGATTGCCGGGAAATGAACTTTCCGCCTGCCCACACCGAGCTGGTGTTGCAGGTCTTTCCTAAGGGATAGAGTTCATCAAATAAATCGACTACCTCCAGAAGCTGTAACGTGCGTGCATTCAGTGCATCCGCTCGACCGACTTCTAAAGGACCCTCGGATTTATCAATAATTATCGTATGGAGACCACAAAGTTGTCCCAGGTAGGCGCACATAAGTCCTACCGGACCAGCCCCCACAATGACTATATCAGCAACTTCCGCATTCATTCGTAAGACTCCAGACCCGGGTTATCAAAAGGGGGATTACTCAACACATGGACGCGTTGAATATGGCGAGGGGACTTAGAGACAAATCCTTCTCTACCATGGAGCAGTGAAAAATTATCTGCAATGACGAGGTCACCAGTTTGCCACTCGTGGGCATAGAAATTATCGGGTGAATAAAGTGCTGTTTTTATACTTCGATGGAAGCGCTCTAACTCTTCCTGGTTAATTCCAGTAAATTGAAGATTCGGTGGGTTTACAAAATGACCTTTATCGGCAGAGGGCGGTTCATTGTAGCGGATAACGAAGTCATCCTTTTGAGGATGCTTGGTGATAATTGGCGATACTGTCTTACTGTTATAATACTCCATTGTTCGTTGATAGATGCCCGTCACTTTCGTCCAAAACTCTTTGACTTCAGGAGACGCAAACTTTAAAGCTAAAATGGTGTTGGAAAAGGTGGTCCTTCCCCCTTGTCCAGGCAAAGGCGCTTTGACACAGTGAAAAATCTGATACTCGGGGACTTGGGGTCGATACATGCCATCCCAATGAAGCGGCATATAACTGTGATCGAAAATATGATCTTCCGGCTCTTCTTGCTCAATTAACTCAAGTACCTTGCCAAATGGCCAAAGACTCACTTCGCCCCAAAATTCACAATAGCTGGAAAAATCCTCGCCATTTTGAAATGTTTCAAACCTTCTTAGGACAACGAGTTGATTCTCCCTAAATAAGTAACGTAAGTTCTCTATATCCAACTCGTTCACGTTCGTCTTTTCACTTACAGATTCAACGAGCACACCAAAGGGTTTTAGATAAGTCACTTGATACTTCATATTACACCTCGGCCATTAATTGATAATGACTGTGCCGTCCATCAGCAGAATAAATCAATTTAGCCCCTAAAGCTTCGGCTTCTGAGCGCTTCAGCAAGACATACCCTTTCTTGCTCTCAACCGCAACGCCATGCCAAGGGGTCATCCAGTTTTCATTTCCTATTAAGCGAATTCCTAATTTTTTTGAGCCACATGATTGCGGATGAATGGACAATCGCACTGCCTCAGGAAACCGCTCGCAGATTAGGTTACTCCAAGCATTACTTCTTCTGATGACCTCATAGGCTTTAGAACGTGACTCTTTTTGGATGGCTGAACGACTTTTTATTCGCCCTTTATGCATGGCGTCTTCAAATAAAAAACGGGTGATTCCACTGTACATACGATTTGCTTCTTGCTCATCAGGACTTGCTGATGATTTGGCACCATTGCGAATCTTGAGCTTAAGCGCATCCAAGGACTGTCCATAGCGTTTGATCAGTTCTTCACGCATTGGCACAAAATGAAGATTCTTATAAAAGTCATCCAGATTAAAAATTGAGAGGTCTGACAGGCACATTTCCTTTATCAGTCTATCCAGTTCAACTTGGTAGGCAGTCACATTACTTTCTTTCATTCCAATCAAATCGCTAAAAACCCTTCCATCGGAACACAAAATAATTTTAATTCCTGGGATATAAAATTTTTTTATTCGCTGACAGAGTGTGCCCAAAAAATTAAGCGATAGTCGTTCAGCATAATCTGGCAGAGGACCCAGAACTTTTTCAGGATTTGGAGACTTGCCTGGAAAAGCCGGTAATATAAACGTCACGGGTTCTTTTTTTTCAACGGCGGCGATGATTTTCGGCAAGTGTGGCGAAGCACACTTTTGACAATCCCCAGGGCATAAGCGAATCATTTCTGGGACACGACGATAAATCATCAGTTCGGCTAATATTCTTTGGGCAATTCCTTCAGCGCAAAGACGCTCTGTAATTAAAGTAAATGCTGTATTGTTCATTTTCCTTCTCTCATCAAATGCTTTTGTTGACTTCATTGCTTGGAAAATAAAATTTTTGCCAAACTGGATATTTGTCACTCCTGCAGAGGCAGGAATCGACGCACAAATGGGGCATGGCGCCTGATTGATGGATGTAATCCCGCTTTCGTGGGAATGACAGACACCCATCACAAGAGAGTACTGGCCCTCAATAAATAATTAAAATGATTTATTTTAATGATTGTGATAAATTTTATTTATGACAGGTGTTCCCTGGATGATTCATGTCTTTATTATTGGATGATATAAAATATTTTATTGCGGCTAGTGATACCCTCAATGTGACCAGAGCTTCCGAAATTATCGGGATATCACAACCCGCACTGAGTTATTCCATAAAGAGACTAGAAAATAAACTGGGTGGATTGCTCTTTATTAGGCTTAAAAATGGGGTTCAGTTAACGAAACTTGGGGAGGAGTTTAAGCAACGGGCTCATCGACTCGTCTATGAATGGGAACAGGCTCAAAACATCGCTAATCCTGAATCGGGGTTGGTCCAAGGGAATTATACCATTGCCCTTCACCCTTCGGTTGCTCTTTACGCGCTCCAGTACTTTATGCCAAAACTTCAAGCTGAATTTCCAAAGCTCGGCTTTGATTTTATTCATGGCCATTCAAGGGAAATGACCGAAAAAGTAATCAGTTGGGAAGCCGATTTTGGTATTGTTGTTAACCCCATACAACATCCTGATCTGGTCATCATCAAGCTGTCCACGGATGAAGTCTCCGTCTTTTATGCCAAGAATGCTCAAAAGAAGCTTATTTATGATAGAAAGCTGGCTCAATCTCAATACATCCTGAAAAAAATTGACAAAATGCTGATTTTCAATGGGGTCATTAATTCAACTAATCTTGAGGTTGTAGCCAAACTCACCTCTTTAGGTCTTGGATATGGTATTCTTCCTTCAAGGGTTACCCATCAATACAAACACCTTAAAAAACTAAGTGATGCACCTGTATTTAATGATGCGATTTGTTTGGTCTATCGACCTGAAAAACATAATAATCCAGTAAGTAAAAAAATCATTCAGATTATTCGATCCTCGATAAGCGACAATAACCTTCTCATTTAAAATTTATGCCACTCTCTGGCTGTTTCCTATAAAAGGACATAGGTAGAACATGGTGGTCAACACTCTATTTTTTGAGCTCAAAAGTGGTGATTCGAGTATCGCCTGTTGATAATTTGACCTCAACCTTATAGGTGCCTGCCGGCCAGTTACCCGTAGCATCATTAAACTTAAACGCTTTCGCAATATTGCCACTGATACTGGCAACATTTTCAGCATGCTCGTGAATGTTTTTTGATGGATTGATTAAAAATACCTGAACCTTAAGTCCAGCTTTTGCATGGAAAATCTGCACCGTTACGTATATCGATTGCGTTGGTGGGATAGTCGCTTTGCCTTGGCTCACATAACCGTCGCTATTTCCTACATCACTAATCAAAATACCTGCAATACGCGGTGCGCCATTCTTAGGTTTAGTGACACCCCGCTCACCTTGAGCTATCGCCTGATTCATCATCAATAAAAGTACAATAGACAGCAACAGGGTTAAAATAGCATTTACCGAAATGCGTTTGGATTTAGCACGATCCTGAACTGTATGTTTCATCATGAGTCTTCCTGACTAGTACTTTAAATTAGCATAGTCTGTCGTTGCTCATTTAGCCAATATTGCTCATTGCTGCGGGGTAAGAATTGGCTCACCCATCTGGCATAATGCCCGTTGGGTGGATACCCCCATTCGCGCGAATAACATACAAGGTTTCTGCAAAGCGCCTCAAATGGAGAGTAATCACCCGCATCAAATCATTAAAATGCGATAAATTTTATTGATGATTAATATTCCATGATGACTCATCTCATCATGGCTTAATTAAGACCCCTTCATGGATTAAGGAGCTAGGATAAAGAATGACTTGCTCACCTGCCTTTAGCCCTTTTTCTATGACTGCCATATCTGGATTATGGTGTGCTAAAA
Encoded here:
- a CDS encoding FAD-binding protein, with product MNAEVADIVIVGAGPVGLMCAYLGQLCGLHTIIIDKSEGPLEVGRADALNARTLQLLEVVDLFDELYPLGKTCNTSSVWAGGKFISRQSSWWEELEGCLHQHFLMLGQSYVEQLLDKKLQEIAAAVKRATTLVNIELNQAGCLTTLADGARIQSRYVIGADGAHSFVRNHFAIPFEIIRPQMVWAVIDGIIATDFPKVPEIIVFQAETSDVAWIPREGQIDRFYVRMDVKDFTLNEAIDKINQAMQPHTLYFKEIVWFSQFSVKESVAENFFVQDRIFLAGDACHIHSVNGGQGLNTGLADAFNLMWKLNMVMRFGAPKELLLSYEDERKPVACDVIKTSGELVRSTKYSPNGTHAEDYVTIVQKRAGNITGMGIRYGGLELRGSRLFDFEMFQGLVKTRLYSLLDYRKFTLLIFGSYELDLNVPEFVNVIPIYPQPCYNHFWTHNMHYKNLAILVRPDSYIHSFAPLDEMESLLDWVRSIVHE
- a CDS encoding TauD/TfdA dioxygenase family protein is translated as MKYQVTYLKPFGVLVESVSEKTNVNELDIENLRYLFRENQLVVLRRFETFQNGEDFSSYCEFWGEVSLWPFGKVLELIEQEEPEDHIFDHSYMPLHWDGMYRPQVPEYQIFHCVKAPLPGQGGRTTFSNTILALKFASPEVKEFWTKVTGIYQRTMEYYNSKTVSPIITKHPQKDDFVIRYNEPPSADKGHFVNPPNLQFTGINQEELERFHRSIKTALYSPDNFYAHEWQTGDLVIADNFSLLHGREGFVSKSPRHIQRVHVLSNPPFDNPGLESYE
- a CDS encoding isocyanide synthase family protein gives rise to the protein MNNTAFTLITERLCAEGIAQRILAELMIYRRVPEMIRLCPGDCQKCASPHLPKIIAAVEKKEPVTFILPAFPGKSPNPEKVLGPLPDYAERLSLNFLGTLCQRIKKFYIPGIKIILCSDGRVFSDLIGMKESNVTAYQVELDRLIKEMCLSDLSIFNLDDFYKNLHFVPMREELIKRYGQSLDALKLKIRNGAKSSASPDEQEANRMYSGITRFLFEDAMHKGRIKSRSAIQKESRSKAYEVIRRSNAWSNLICERFPEAVRLSIHPQSCGSKKLGIRLIGNENWMTPWHGVAVESKKGYVLLKRSEAEALGAKLIYSADGRHSHYQLMAEV
- a CDS encoding LysR family transcriptional regulator — translated: MSLLLDDIKYFIAASDTLNVTRASEIIGISQPALSYSIKRLENKLGGLLFIRLKNGVQLTKLGEEFKQRAHRLVYEWEQAQNIANPESGLVQGNYTIALHPSVALYALQYFMPKLQAEFPKLGFDFIHGHSREMTEKVISWEADFGIVVNPIQHPDLVIIKLSTDEVSVFYAKNAQKKLIYDRKLAQSQYILKKIDKMLIFNGVINSTNLEVVAKLTSLGLGYGILPSRVTHQYKHLKKLSDAPVFNDAICLVYRPEKHNNPVSKKIIQIIRSSISDNNLLI
- a CDS encoding ABC transporter permease, producing the protein MMKHTVQDRAKSKRISVNAILTLLLSIVLLLMMNQAIAQGERGVTKPKNGAPRIAGILISDVGNSDGYVSQGKATIPPTQSIYVTVQIFHAKAGLKVQVFLINPSKNIHEHAENVASISGNIAKAFKFNDATGNWPAGTYKVEVKLSTGDTRITTFELKK